Part of the Stackebrandtia endophytica genome is shown below.
GGCTTGAACACGACGGTGTTTCCGGCGGCGAGCGCGTACACGATCGAGCCCATCGGGGTGTGCATCGGATAGTTCCACGGTCCGATCACCGCGACGACCCCGTACGGCTGATACTCCAGGTACGCCGTGTGGTCCCACATCGCCAATGTGCTGGACACCCGACGTGGGCCGAGCACCCGTCGTGCGTTCTTCGGTGCCCACACCAGGTGTTCGAATGAGGTGGCGATCTCGGAGAACGCATCCGACACGCTCTTTCCGGTCTCCACTCGGATCAACCGCATCAGTTCGCGGACACGGCCGGCCATCACCGCCTTGCACTCCAACAGGATCTTTCGACGCGCCGTGAATCCCAGTCCGGCCCACCACCCCGCGGTCTGCCTGGCGGTGGTGACCGCCTCGTCGATTGCCGCGGCATCGCTGACTCGGTATCGGCCGGTTTCGATGCCGGTCGCCGGGTGACGGGCGATGAGGTAGCCGTCGGAGATCTCAGGGGCGGTCGCGAGCTTCATCCGTCCAGCCTAAAGGTGAACGGTGTTCACGACAATCGTTCCCAGCGGATTCACCGGGCATCGCGAGCAGGCTCACGCCAATGCCCCACGAGGCGGCCGGATCGGTGCGGTGACGGTCACGCATGGCACACTCAGCCGGTGGAGATCGGTTCATCATGGGATGAACCCGACGGTGCTAGGAGAGGTATCGCGTGATGAAGACGGTTGGTGTCATCGGCCTGGGAACCATGGGCGCCGGAATCGCGGAGGTGTTCGCCAAGGCCGGCCTGAACGTCGTCGGTGTCGAGGTCACCGACCCGGCGTTGGAGGCGGGCAGGCGCAACCTGGACAGGTCCCTCGACCGACAGGTCGACCGGGGTCGTCTGACGGCTGAAGGTCGTCGGGAGATTCTCGATCGCATCCAACTAACCACCGACTTCGCCGATACCGCGTCCGCAGATCTGGTCGTCGAGGCCATCCCGGAGCGGATGGAGCTCAAGCGGGACGTGTTCACCCGGTTGGACGCGGTGTGCGGACCCGACACCATTCTGGCCACCAACACGAGTTCGCTGTCGGTCAGCGAGATAGCCGCGACCACCCGCCGACCGAATCAGGTCCTGGGCATGCACTTCTTCAATCCCGCACCGGTGATGAAGTTGGTGGAGGTGGTCGCCGGGGATCAGACCGATCCGGCGGTGGTGGCCCGAGTCGAGGAGTTGGCATCCCTTCTGGGCAAAACGACGGTGACCGTCGGCGACCGACGCGGCTTCATCGTCAACCGCCTCCTGCTCGGGTACCTCAACCAGGCTGCGAAGCTCGTCGGCTCCAAAGTAGCCACCGCGGATGAGATCGACGTCGCGCTCAAGACCACCGGGCTTCCCATGGGCCCGTTGACATTGGCCGATGTGATCGGATTGGACACCTGCGTGGAGATCCTGGACTGCATCCACGCCGACTCCGGCTCCCCGCGTCACGAGGCCGCCCCGATTCTGCGGGAGCTGGTCGCCTCGGGCCGACTGGGACGCAAGTCGGGCGGCGGGTTCTACGACAGGGGAACCGATCCCGCAGCCGACCTGTCCGACGAGCGCGCCGGGGAACTGGTGCTCGAGCTGGTCGGTCCACATGTGAGCGAAGGCCAGGCCATGGCCGACTCCGGATACGCCTCGTCGGCCGATATCGACACCGCCATGCGCCTCGGCTGCGGATACCCGAACGGCCTGTTTGGACTGCTCAACGAGGGATAAGCATATCTGAATCCACAGTGCCCCATTGCGGAGTCGCCACACAACGTGACGTAACCTGATCGGGTGCCATCTTCCCAGCATGAAATCCCGCTGCAGATGTTCCGCCACAATCCACGACTCGCAGTGGATCTGCTGTCCGAACTCCCGATTCCCCATCACGACGAGGTGACCGTGCAGTCGGGCGACCTGCCCGACTGCCCACCCACCGAATACCGCGCCGACGCGGTCGTCGTCCTATACAACGACGAACGTCCGGTGATGGCGATCGTCGTCGAGAACCAGCTCAGCGACAACAAGGACAAGAAGTGGAGCTGGCCGGTCTACCTGACCACGGCTCGCGCCAAGTACCAATGCGCCGCAGAGCTACTGGTCATCTGTCCGGACCAGGCGGTCACCCGATGGGCGAAGCAGCCGATCAAGATCGGCCCGTCGGGATCGTACGTCTTTCCCATGGTCATCGGTCCCAACGACGTCCCGCGAATCACCGACCCGCAACAGATGTACGAGAACCTCGAACTCGCGGCGCTGTCGGTGATCAGTCACGGCGGAACCGAGGCCGAAGGCAGTAAAATACTGAGCTGCTGGCTGGACGTGATCGCCCAGATACCCGATGACCGTTCTCCCCTGTACTTTGATTACGTAGCGATGCAACTGTCCCAGGAGGACCGGAAGCACATGGAGGCCCTGATGGCATTGAGCGGAACCTACGAGTACCAGAGCGACTTCGCGAAGCGACTCTTCGGTCAGGGGAAGGCGGAGGGCAAAGCGGAGGGCAAAGCCGAGGGGAAGGCGGAGGGCAAAGCCGAAGGCGAAGCCCGAGCGCTCCTGACCGTCCTGACCGCACGCGGACTCGACATCAGCAGCGACCACCGCACCCGCATCACCACCTGCACCGACCTCGACCAACTCCAAACCTGGCTCACCAAAGCCATCACGGTCACCCACACCACAGAACTCTTCGACTGACACCCGACAGTGACGACAGCACGCGGAACCTACCAGTACCAGAGCGACTTCGCGAAGCGACTCTTTGATCAGGGGAAGGCGGAGGGCTAGGCCGAGGCCAAAGCCGAAGGCGAAGCCCGAGCGCTCCTAACCGTCCTGACCGCACGCGGACTCGACATCAGCAGCGACCACCGCACCCGCATCACCACCTGCACCGACCTCGACCAACTCCAAACCTGGCTCACCAAAGCCATCACGGTCACCCACACCACAGAACTATTCGACTGACACCCGACGGAGCCGTCAGAACAACGCCAACGGGGACAGGGCACAGATTCCGGCAACCGCACCGGTGATGGCGGCCGCCACGTGAACCGGTCTGATGGCGAGTCGATGTCGCACGGCAAGCCAACCGGACACGGTCGGAACACCCGCGAATACACCGACGAACAACGCCACCAGAGCCAACGCCTGGAACGCGGCGGCGGCGCCGTCGGTCCGCACCGCTGCGGCCGACAGCAGCAATCCGGCGCCCCACACCGACAACAGTCCACTGAGCGCTCCGATCGCCGCAGCGATCGGCAGGGCGTGCGCCGGTGGCGGGAACGGCAGCTCCCCGCGTTGCGCGAGTCCGATGTTGCGTTTGGCCTGCGCCAGGAGTTTGCGGATCTCGGATGGCGTGTGCGGCTCCGCATCCTCCCGGGGTGGTGGTGTCAAGCCGAGTTTGCGGCGATCGCTGTAGACGGCGAGACGTCGCCATATGTCTGCGGCGGCGTCATCGGTCTCGGCGACGAGGTCTCTGGCCTCCTGCGCGTACCGGACGGCCGCCTCGCGTCGGGCCACTTCCCGACGCGCGGTTTCACGAACCGCGGCCACCTCCATGCGGTACCGTTCCTCGGCCTCGGTTCGAGATCGATGTGCGGCCGTGACCGCTTCGGCATAAGCCTCGCAACCGGCGCGATAGGCGGCCATCGTCGGTGAGGAGAAGGACCGCGGTTGAACCACCTCGGCCACCTCGTGAACCTCGTGCACCGGTGCTTCGCCGTCGTCGCCCAAAGTGGCACCGACGGTCGGTTCCGGCCCAGGTTTGGCGTTGTCGGGTGTCCCCACCGACCGGTGAGTGGTATTCATCGATCCCCTGGATGGAGCGACGGGCGGTGCTGCGGCCGACGGTGCGGGAGTATCAGTCGTCATCGCGTGGCCTCCCGGGTCAGCAAATTGTCCACCGTGGGCAGTACCGAGTCGGTGTCGTAGGGGATGATCACCTCGGCCGTGCGGTGGACCGCACGATCGAAGAACAGTCCCCGTCGGGCTCGGGGGTACCACGTGGGGCCTCCCGGCTGCGGCGACAACGGAGCCAGCTCGGGACCTTGAACGTCCAAGGCCACCCACGCGTCGATGGAGTCGAACCGAGCGGCGAACCCTCCGAGGTCCTCTCGCAACCGTGGCACGGAGCGCCACCAGCCGAGGGTGTGCACCCGGTTCTCGGGTCCGGACAACAACATCTCCCGCAGGCGTTGACGACCAACCGGGTCCAGTGAGGAGCCGGCGGCGTCGACGGCATACAACAGCACGAGGTGCGGCAGCTCCCCCGGATGGTGGTTCCAGTCCGCGACGACGTCCGACAACGACGTCTGCCAGTCCACGACGGCGCCGGTTTCCTCCAGCGCGGCGACCAGTCGGTAGGCGTCACCGGCCGCGTCGGCGTCCAGGCAACACAGGGTCACGCGCACCCGGTGACGACGCGCCACCGACAGTGCGGCTCCCGCGAGGATGTCACAGGCCTCGACGGCGCGGGTTCCCAACACCGCCAGGTTGCGTCCCGGAGTCCGCGTCAGCCGCAGGCTCGCAGCGTGGGAGGAGACGTCGATGGCCTGTCCGACGACAGCGATGAGGGCCTCGCCACCTCGTGCCGCCGGCACCGCGGTGATCGGGTTGTCCGGTAGGAGCGGAACATGATCACCGTCAAACAGACGCGGTGGGTCGTTGTCTCTCGGACGCCGACGCCACATCCCGGCCTGCAGTGGTTCCCACACCTCCCGGGTGCTGGCGTCGGGCAGTCGGACCACCTGGTTGGCCTCGGACACCCCGGAGTCGGCGTTGACGACGGCGTGGAATCGGGGGATCTCCTCGGCGGCGGTATTGGTATCGGCCAATAGTCGACGGGCCTTGGGCAACGCGATGCGCAACGTGAACTGGGCGATCAGGGACGGCCGACCCCACAGGGCCTCGATCCCGGCGATGTCCTGGCTGGCCAGCACCAGGTGGATGCCCTGGGAGCGGCCACGGCGGGCCAGGTCCTCCAGCAGGGTCACCGCTTCCGCGGACACCTCGTCGCGTCCGTCGACCAGAACCTGAAACTCGTCGATAACCGCGATGATTCGTGGCCAGCGGCCGTTCTCGTCCACTTGGCGAAGTTCGGCGAGTTTGGTGGCCTCGTGCCGTTTGGCGGCCTCGGCTCGGCGGCGCAGCTCGGTGCGCAGATGCCGCAACAGCGCCAGACCGAACTCCCGGTCGTCATTGATGTTGACGCCGACCAGTTTGACGTGGGGCAACCAGCTGGGGTCACGTTTACCGCTGGCGAATCGGGCGAACGAGACGCCCTCTTTGAAGTCCAATAGATACAGTTCGAGCTCGTCGGGGTGGTAGCGCGATGTCAGCGCTCCCAACCAGGCGTACAGAAGATTCGTCTTCCCCGATCCGGACGGTCCACCGACCAATGCGTGGGGTGGACTGTCCCCCAGGGTGAGCTCCGCGAGACGGCCGTTGGCGCCCTCTCCCACGGGAACGGTCAACCCGTCGGAGGAATCGCCGGTCCACAGTGTCTCGGGGATGAGGTCGGCCAATCGGGTCGGCTGCGGCCCTGCGGAATACTCGCGGGCGATGTCGCGGCAGGTGCCGGTGATCAACTCCTTGGGCGGCGGCGTGTCGAGCCGGATTCGGGCGGCCGCGGTCAGGCTGGTGTGGGTCGCGGTGACGGCGACGGTGTCGGTGTCATCGGGCAGATCCTCGCCCACCACCAGCAGGTGCACACCGCAGGCGACTCCGGTCCGGCGGATGCGGGCCAGCTGGGCCCGTTGTTCCTTGGTCCACTCGGGCATGTCGGCCGACAGCAGCACCAGGATTCGCCACGGTTCGGGGCGGCGGCCGGTCGCGGTGGCCAAGTCGAGCAGGCTCGCGTGGTCACCGGCCAGCACCGTCGCGTTGATACGACGGATGTGCTCGACGTGTTCGTCCAACATGGTGCTCAAACCGTGTGGTCCGACGAACCCCAACAGCCCGCAGGGAGCCAGCGGGGCGAACCCGGCGAGACTGCCGCCGAGACGTTCCGGGTCGTACACGGTGAGCCGAACCGCACCAGGTGGGGCACTTCCCAGAGTGCGCAACAGGATCCCGGGCAGCGCGGCCTCGGCGTCGGGACTCAGACGCAGGTGTGAGTGATCCGCCAGGCCGACCAGAGCCGGCGGGCGGGAGGCGGGGTCGCCCGAGCCGACGCTGAGCTCCCCCATCCGCAACAGCCACATCGGTTCACGACGTGGGGACGACACTCGTTTCCATTGTGGCCATGGAGATCCACCGGCGGCACCGGTGGCCGGAGCCGTCACCGCGGCCAGGTCGGAGACTGCTGCGTCGATCTGCGCTTCGGCCCGCCTGGTGATGTGGTCGAGGATCCTGCGATGGGTTGCGGTGAGTCCGGCCTGCTTGCGTCGTGCCACCTCCAGAGATTCGGTCGCCGCACGGCGAGCCATTTCGGCCGTCTCGGCGGCTTCTACCGCCAGCCGCCGGGCGGCCCCTCTCGCGGTGGCCAGGTCGGCCGACACCTGTTGGGATAGGCGGGTGCGCCAACCTGCCATGTCAACTTTCCTTCCGGGTCTGCTCGCGAGCACGCAGCAGCGCCGACACCAGTACCGGCCCCACTGCGGCGGCGTCGGCGGGGTGGGGGCCGCCCGCGCGTGGCGAGTCATCGTCGGACGCGGCGGCCCGGTCGTGCGGCAGACTGTTGGCGCCCCGCAACTGGGCGAGCATGACGCCGTCGGGAAGTTTGGGTAGTAGCTTTCGCACGGCGTCGCGGGAGACACGGGTCAGCGATTCGTCGTCGCTGGTCAACACCGGCCGCTTCAGAACGTCCACCGACAGGGTACGGATCATGGGCCAGGACAGGCCAGACAGTTTCACCCCGTTGACGGGGCCCGCCGCCAGCAATCGTGCCCGGTACCCGTCTCGGTCACCTCGTCCGGCGAGGTCGACCAGTTCGGAGAACAGTCTGGTCAAGGGCACCTCGCTCCGATCGGCGGTGGCGTCACCGTCGCTGATGTGATTGATCCGCTCGTTCCACCAGTCCGCTCGGGTGCGGTCTCGTGGCGACTCTATGGGTACGGTGGCGAGGGTTTCGTTGTCCGCCTTACCAACCGTAGCCACACCGATGGCCACAAGGTAATCGTCCAGTCTGTCGGCGACAAGCTTCAAACTGGTCAGTGCGCGATCGAGGTGCTGGTGGGCGGCGGCGATGTGGACGGTACCGGCCTGCCCCACCGACTCTCGCATCGCGGCGGTCAGTCGTTCGTTGGCGGTCTCCAGATGCCCGGCCGCTCGAGTCGCGTCGTCTTGTGGAAGGTCGCCGATGATCGCCCGCAGACGGGCACCAAGAACCTCCAAACTAGACATAACAGTGTGGCCGCGTAGGATTCGGCCTGTTCACTGGCGGCGATGGTCGCCGCCATCGCCTGTTCCAGTTCCTGGTTGGCCTGAGCCAGTGCGGCCTGTGCCGAAGTCACGGAGGTGTGGGCGCTGCCGCGCAACACCGCGCCCAGCGACTGTTGCGCCTGCTCCAGCCGTTCGCTGGCGCCGGTGATGGCGGCCTGCCCCTCCCGGACCTGTTGCATGGCAGCGGAGATGGCGGCTTTGAGTTCCTCGACGCTAATGGTGGACACGTTGCCATCTTGGCGGAATCGAACCCCGAATGGCGTCATCCGGCCGACACAGCATCCGCCCGAATTGTCGGATATACGACACCTGAAAGTCTGGCGCTTTTCCGACTGATCGGATATAGGACCGCCGGGAGATTGACACGGTCCACCACGGACTCGTCGCCGCCGGTGAAAAGAACCAGACGACCGGCCAGTCAA
Proteins encoded:
- a CDS encoding 3-hydroxyacyl-CoA dehydrogenase, with protein sequence MKTVGVIGLGTMGAGIAEVFAKAGLNVVGVEVTDPALEAGRRNLDRSLDRQVDRGRLTAEGRREILDRIQLTTDFADTASADLVVEAIPERMELKRDVFTRLDAVCGPDTILATNTSSLSVSEIAATTRRPNQVLGMHFFNPAPVMKLVEVVAGDQTDPAVVARVEELASLLGKTTVTVGDRRGFIVNRLLLGYLNQAAKLVGSKVATADEIDVALKTTGLPMGPLTLADVIGLDTCVEILDCIHADSGSPRHEAAPILRELVASGRLGRKSGGGFYDRGTDPAADLSDERAGELVLELVGPHVSEGQAMADSGYASSADIDTAMRLGCGYPNGLFGLLNEG
- a CDS encoding FtsK/SpoIIIE domain-containing protein, with the translated sequence MTRHARAAPTPPTPPQWGRYWCRRCCVLASRPGRKVDMAGWRTRLSQQVSADLATARGAARRLAVEAAETAEMARRAATESLEVARRKQAGLTATHRRILDHITRRAEAQIDAAVSDLAAVTAPATGAAGGSPWPQWKRVSSPRREPMWLLRMGELSVGSGDPASRPPALVGLADHSHLRLSPDAEAALPGILLRTLGSAPPGAVRLTVYDPERLGGSLAGFAPLAPCGLLGFVGPHGLSTMLDEHVEHIRRINATVLAGDHASLLDLATATGRRPEPWRILVLLSADMPEWTKEQRAQLARIRRTGVACGVHLLVVGEDLPDDTDTVAVTATHTSLTAAARIRLDTPPPKELITGTCRDIAREYSAGPQPTRLADLIPETLWTGDSSDGLTVPVGEGANGRLAELTLGDSPPHALVGGPSGSGKTNLLYAWLGALTSRYHPDELELYLLDFKEGVSFARFASGKRDPSWLPHVKLVGVNINDDREFGLALLRHLRTELRRRAEAAKRHEATKLAELRQVDENGRWPRIIAVIDEFQVLVDGRDEVSAEAVTLLEDLARRGRSQGIHLVLASQDIAGIEALWGRPSLIAQFTLRIALPKARRLLADTNTAAEEIPRFHAVVNADSGVSEANQVVRLPDASTREVWEPLQAGMWRRRPRDNDPPRLFDGDHVPLLPDNPITAVPAARGGEALIAVVGQAIDVSSHAASLRLTRTPGRNLAVLGTRAVEACDILAGAALSVARRHRVRVTLCCLDADAAGDAYRLVAALEETGAVVDWQTSLSDVVADWNHHPGELPHLVLLYAVDAAGSSLDPVGRQRLREMLLSGPENRVHTLGWWRSVPRLREDLGGFAARFDSIDAWVALDVQGPELAPLSPQPGGPTWYPRARRGLFFDRAVHRTAEVIIPYDTDSVLPTVDNLLTREATR